Proteins found in one Takifugu rubripes chromosome 17, fTakRub1.2, whole genome shotgun sequence genomic segment:
- the pnpla6 gene encoding neuropathy target esterase isoform X1 codes for MGQSTSEQEVQEHIPKDGFNNFKTFVEEELQTSMMVGMVIGAGIAIVLIAILIFFILRRIQLRTLEAKEAPKYRFRKRDKVMFYGRKIMRKVSQSTLSLVGTSSSTRPSSKKRQMMHNIAKNILHYKVVPTLVAKGPPPSVLEADLTEFDVATSHLPSEVLYMLKNVRVLGHFEKPLFLELCKHMVFKQFQQGEHVFRPGQPDSSIYVVKDGKIELCLTGSDGKESVVKEVFPGDSVHSLLSILDVITGHQKPYKTVSARAAEFSSVLCLPVEAFLSIFGKYPESLVRVVQIIMVRLQRVTVLALHNYLGLTNELFSHEMHPSRLSPASPYMTRTSPIRHGKRFGSLSVPEEHREAALKNGGEQGKDGAVPTLSRAISMPVDISCMQKNPRSDLGSERGRSFLGTGEGNANFAFSQSVSQEQREKRVTVDEVPSGIYLYPEEESETDKILTPPSTRYSSDLFEEGKKDILKLMGIEDPSLLNGRLTLHNAKAGAVLARQGDQDVSLHFVLSGCLHVYQRMINKQEAICLFVTLPGEMVGQLAVLTGEPLIFTIKAVRDCTYLKMSKSDFYEIMREQPSVVLRTAHTVAIRMSAFVRQMDFAIDWMAVEAGRALYRQDDKSDCTYIVLNGRLRSVIRKANGKKELVAEYGRGDLIGVVEALTKQPRATTVHAVRDTELVKLPEGTLTNIKRQYPQVVTRLIHLLGQKILGNLQQARGPFSGSAFSLPSMTTNTDVINPASNLSTVAVLPVCDEVPINAFNLELSHALSAIGPTLLLTSDNIRERLGASALDIIHEYRLSGWLAQQEDLNRIVLYQTDNRMTPWTQRCIRQADCILIVGLGDQEPTLGELEQMLENTAVRALKKLILLHKEDGPGPSRTVEWLNMRSWCSGHLHLKCPRRVFSRRSPIKLRDLYEKVFEKTPDRHSDFSRLARVLTGNSIALVLGGGGARGCSHVGVIKAMEEAGIPIDIVGGTSIGSFIGALYADERSPVRTKQRAREWSKAMNSVFKTVLDLTYPITSMFSGSAFNSSIYKVFQDKQAEDLWLPYFNVTTDITASAMRVHQDGSLWRYVRASMTLSGYLPPLCDPKDGNLLMDGGYINNLPADIARNMGARTVIAIDVGSQDETDLCNYGDCLSGWWLLWKRLNPWAEKVKVPDMAEIQSRLAYVSCVRQLEVVKQSAYCEYIRPPIDRFNTMDFGKFDEIYDVGYQHGKVVFTGWARGDIIENMLKDRRSADYNDSKFTDSCACSGADFTDLAEIVSRIEPVQGYVTEAEESDCLTEYEEDGMDTVREEAGAEDNDSGEHPSAQTRKSVRHRRKPASESNTSDT; via the exons ATGGGACAGAGTACTTCGGAGCAAGAGGTCCAAGAACACATCCCAAAG gATGGGTTTAATAACTTTAAGACatttgtggaggaggagctgcagacaaGCATG ATGGTCGGGATGGTGATCGGTGCCGGCATTGCTATAGTGCTGATAGccatcctcatcttcttcatcttgcGGAGGATTCAGCTCCGGA CCCTAGAAGCTAAGGAGGCGCCAAAATACCGCTTTCGCAAAAGGGACAAGGTCATGTTCTATGGCAGGAAGATCATGCGGAAA GTCTCCCAGTCCACCTTGTCCCTGGTGGGCACGTCCTCGTCCACTCGGCCAAGCTCGAAGAAGAGGCAGATGATGCATAACATTGCCAAAAA TATTTTGCACTATAAGGTGGTGCCAACGCTGGTGGCCAAAGGACCCCCTCCCTCAGTGCTAGAAGCTGACCTTACAGAGTTTGATGTGGCCACCTCCCATCTCCCATCTGAGGTGCTGTACATGCTCAAAAATGTTCG GGTCCTGGGTCACTTTGAGAAGCCTCTCTTTTTGGAGCTGTGTAAGCACATGGTGTTTAAGCAGTTCCAGCAAGGGGAGCACGTCTTTAGGCCAgggcagcctgacagcagcatCTACGTGGTGAAGGATGGGAAGATAGAATTGTGCCTTACTGGATCA GATGGCAAAGAGAGCGTGGTGAAGGAGGTTTTCCCAGGGGATAGTGTCCACAGCCTCCTCAGCATCCTGGATGTCATCACA GGCCACCAAAAGCCTTACAAAACGGTGTCAGCGCGGGCTGCGGAGTTTTCATCTGTCCTCTGTTTACCTGTCGAAGCCTTTCTCTCCATATTTGGGAAGTACCCCGAGAGTCTCGTGAGGGTGGTGCAG ATAATCATGGTTCGTCTCCAAAGAGTCACAGTCCTCGCCCTGCACAACTATCTTGGCCTCACTAATGAGCTCTTCAGCCAT GAAATGCACCCCTCCCGCCTGTCGCCTGCATCTCCTTACATGACTCGCACTAGTCCCATTCGTCATGGCAAACGCTTCGGCAGCCTGTCTGTTCCCGAGGAGCACCGTGAAGCTGCCCTTAAAAATG GAGGAGAACAAGGGAAGGATGGAGCAGTGCCAACTCTTAGCAGAGCCATCTCCATGCCTGTAGACATTTCCT GTATGCAGAAAAACCCGAGATCAGATTTGGGGTCTGAGAGAGGAAGATCATTTCTTGGAACAGGGGAGGGAAATGCCAATTTTGCTTTTAGTCAG TCTGTGTCACAAGAGCAGCGGGAGAAGAGGGTTACTGTAGATGAAGTCCCTTCGGGGATCTATCTGTACCCAGAGGAGGAGTCAGAAACGGACAAAATCCTCACGCCTCCATCAACTCGGTATTCCTCAGATCTGTttgaagaaggaaagaaagacatCCTCAAACTCATGGGAATTGAg GACCCATCCTTGTTAAATGGCAGATTGACTCTACACAATGCAAAAGCTGGAGCCGTCTTAGCCCGACAGGGGGACCAG GATGTCAGTTTGCACTTTGTCCTGTCTGGTTGTCTGCACGTCTACCAACGAATGATTAACAAGCAGGAggccatttgtttgtttgtgaccCTCCCTGGAGAGATGGTGGGCCAGCTGGCTGTGCTCACTGGAGAACCTCTCATCTTCACAATCAAGGCTGTTCGAGACTGTACTTACCTCAAGATGTCAAAGTCAGATTTTTACGA gaTCATGAGGGAGCAGCCCAGTGTTGTGCTGAGAACAGCTCACACCGTGGCCATCCGTATGTCCGCTTTCGTCCGACAGATGGACTTTGCGATCGACTGGATGGCTGTGGAGGCTGGCAGAGCCCTCTACAG GCAGGATGACAAGTCCGACTGCACCTACATCGTTTTGAACGGACGTCTGCGGTCAGTTATACGCAAGGCGAATGGGAAGAAAGAACTAGTGGCTGAATATGGCAGAGGTGACCTGATTGGCGTG GTGGAAGCTTTGACCAAGCAGCCAAGAGCCACCACTGTCCACGCTGTGAGAGACACGGAGCTGGTGAAGCTGCCCGAGGGAACCCTCACAAACATCAAAAGACAGTACCCCCAG GTGGTGACACGGTTGATCCACCTGTTGGGTCAAAAGATTCTAGGCAACCTGCAGCAGGCTCGTGGTCCCTTCTCGG GATCCGCCTTCAGTCTGCCGAGCATGACGACCAACACCGATGTCATCAACCCTGCCAGCAACCTCTCCACCGTGGCTGTTCTGCCCGTGTGTGACGAGGTGCCAATCAATGCGTTCAACCTGGAGCTCAGCCACGCCCTCAGTGCAATAG GGCCCACTCTACTTTTAACCAGTGACAACATCAGAGAGCGACTGGGTGCTTCTGCGTTGGACAT TATCCACGAGTACCGTCTCTCCGGCTGGCTGGCCCAGCAGGAGGACCTAAATAGGATCGTCCTTTACCAAACCGACAACAGAATGACACCGTGGACCCAGCGCTGCATCCGCCAGGCTGACTGCATCCTCATTGTCGGACTTGGGGATCAGGAGCCCACCCTCGGAGAA TTGGAACAGATGCTGGAGAACACTGCTGTCCGGGCTCTAAAAAAGTTGATCCTTCTTCATAAAGAGGATGGACCAGGTCCATCCAGGACAGTCGAGTGGCTGAACATGCGCAGCTGGTGCTCAGGGCATCTTCACCTCAAATGTCCCCGTAGAGTTTTTTCCAGACGCAGCCCAATCAAATTA CGGGATCTATACGAGAAGGTGTTTGAGAAAACACCAGATAGGCACAGCGACTTCTCTCGGCTGGCCCGAGtcctgacaggaaacagcatCGCTCTTGTGCTGGGAGGAGGCGGCGCCAG AGGATGCTCTCACGTGGGTGTGATCAAGGCTATGGAGGAAGCAGGGATTCCTATTGACATAGTGGGTGGGACGTCTATCGGTTCATTCATCGGTGCGCTCTATGCTGACGAGAGGAGTCCCGTCAGAACCAAACAGAGGGCCAGGGAGTGGTCCAAG GCAatgaattcagtttttaaaactGTGCTGGATCTGACGTATCCCATCACCTCCATGTTTTCCGGTTCTGCCTTCAACTCAAGCATCTATAAGGTGTTTCAGGACAAGCAAGCTGAG GACCTGTGGTTGCCCTACTTTAATGTGACAACTGACATTACAGCTTCAGCCATGCGTGTTCACCAGGATG GCTCTCTGTGGCGCTATGTGCGAGCTAGCATGACCCTTTCGGGGTATCTGCCACCTCTCTGCGATCCCAAAGATGGCAACTTGCTAATGGACGGTGGCTACATCAACAACCTACCAG CCGATATAGCAAGAAACATGGGCGCCAGGACCGTCATCGCCATCGATGTGGGCAGCCAAGATGAGACCGACCTCTGTAACTATGGCGACTGCCTGTCTGGCTGGTGGTTGTTGTGGAAACGACTCAATCCGTGGGCCGAGAAAGTAAAG GTCCCCGACATGGCAGAGATCCAGTCTCGGCTGGCGTACGTCTCGTGCGTTCGGCAGCTGGAGGTGGTGAAGCAGAGCGCCTACTGCGAGTACATCAGGCCGCCCATAGACCGCTTCAACACGATGGACTTTGGCAAGTTTGATGAGATTTAC GACGTGGGCTATCAGCACGGTAAGGTGGTATTTACCGGCTGGGCCCGGGGCGACATCATCGAGAACATGCTGAAAGACCGGCGCTCTGCAGACTACAACGACAGCAAGTTCACCGAC TCCTGCGCGTGTTCGGGCGCCGACTTCACCGACCTGGCAGAGATCGTGTCCAGGATCGAGCCGGTCCAAGGCTACGTAACCGAAG CAGAAGAGTCAGACTGTCTGACAGAGTATGAGGAAGATGGGATGGACACGGTCAGAGAGGAGGCCGGAGCGGAGGACAACGACTCGGGGGAGCATCCCTCTGCTCA GACGCGCAAAAGTGTCAGACATCGGAGGAAACCGGCCAGTGAATCCAACACCTCGGACACCTGA
- the pnpla6 gene encoding neuropathy target esterase isoform X2 — translation MGQSTSEQEVQEHIPKDGFNNFKTFVEEELQTSMMVGMVIGAGIAIVLIAILIFFILRRIQLRTLEAKEAPKYRFRKRDKVMFYGRKIMRKVSQSTLSLVGTSSSTRPSSKKRQMMHNIAKNILHYKVVPTLVAKGPPPSVLEADLTEFDVATSHLPSEVLYMLKNVRVLGHFEKPLFLELCKHMVFKQFQQGEHVFRPGQPDSSIYVVKDGKIELCLTGSDGKESVVKEVFPGDSVHSLLSILDVITGHQKPYKTVSARAAEFSSVLCLPVEAFLSIFGKYPESLVRVVQIIMVRLQRVTVLALHNYLGLTNELFSHEMHPSRLSPASPYMTRTSPIRHGKRFGSLSVPEEHREAALKNGGEQGKDGAVPTLSRAISMPVDISCMQKNPRSDLGSERGRSFLGTGEGNANFAFSQSVSQEQREKRVTVDEVPSGIYLYPEEESETDKILTPPSTRYSSDLFEEGKKDILKLMGIEDPSLLNGRLTLHNAKAGAVLARQGDQDVSLHFVLSGCLHVYQRMINKQEAICLFVTLPGEMVGQLAVLTGEPLIFTIKAVRDCTYLKMSKSDFYEIMREQPSVVLRTAHTVAIRMSAFVRQMDFAIDWMAVEAGRALYRQDDKSDCTYIVLNGRLRSVIRKANGKKELVAEYGRGDLIGVVEALTKQPRATTVHAVRDTELVKLPEGTLTNIKRQYPQVVTRLIHLLGQKILGNLQQARGPFSGSAFSLPSMTTNTDVINPASNLSTVAVLPVCDEVPINAFNLELSHALSAIGPTLLLTSDNIRERLGASALDIIHEYRLSGWLAQQEDLNRIVLYQTDNRMTPWTQRCIRQADCILIVGLGDQEPTLGELEQMLENTAVRALKKLILLHKEDGPGPSRTVEWLNMRSWCSGHLHLKCPRRVFSRRSPIKLRDLYEKVFEKTPDRHSDFSRLARVLTGNSIALVLGGGGARGCSHVGVIKAMEEAGIPIDIVGGTSIGSFIGALYADERSPVRTKQRAREWSKAMNSVFKTVLDLTYPITSMFSGSAFNSSIYKVFQDKQAEDLWLPYFNVTTDITASAMRVHQDGCVWRYVRASASYTPYLPPLCDPLDGHLLVDGCYVNNVPADIARNMGARTVIAIDVGSQDETDLCNYGDCLSGWWLLWKRLNPWAEKVKVPDMAEIQSRLAYVSCVRQLEVVKQSAYCEYIRPPIDRFNTMDFGKFDEIYDVGYQHGKVVFTGWARGDIIENMLKDRRSADYNDSKFTDSCACSGADFTDLAEIVSRIEPVQGYVTEAEESDCLTEYEEDGMDTVREEAGAEDNDSGEHPSAQTRKSVRHRRKPASESNTSDT, via the exons ATGGGACAGAGTACTTCGGAGCAAGAGGTCCAAGAACACATCCCAAAG gATGGGTTTAATAACTTTAAGACatttgtggaggaggagctgcagacaaGCATG ATGGTCGGGATGGTGATCGGTGCCGGCATTGCTATAGTGCTGATAGccatcctcatcttcttcatcttgcGGAGGATTCAGCTCCGGA CCCTAGAAGCTAAGGAGGCGCCAAAATACCGCTTTCGCAAAAGGGACAAGGTCATGTTCTATGGCAGGAAGATCATGCGGAAA GTCTCCCAGTCCACCTTGTCCCTGGTGGGCACGTCCTCGTCCACTCGGCCAAGCTCGAAGAAGAGGCAGATGATGCATAACATTGCCAAAAA TATTTTGCACTATAAGGTGGTGCCAACGCTGGTGGCCAAAGGACCCCCTCCCTCAGTGCTAGAAGCTGACCTTACAGAGTTTGATGTGGCCACCTCCCATCTCCCATCTGAGGTGCTGTACATGCTCAAAAATGTTCG GGTCCTGGGTCACTTTGAGAAGCCTCTCTTTTTGGAGCTGTGTAAGCACATGGTGTTTAAGCAGTTCCAGCAAGGGGAGCACGTCTTTAGGCCAgggcagcctgacagcagcatCTACGTGGTGAAGGATGGGAAGATAGAATTGTGCCTTACTGGATCA GATGGCAAAGAGAGCGTGGTGAAGGAGGTTTTCCCAGGGGATAGTGTCCACAGCCTCCTCAGCATCCTGGATGTCATCACA GGCCACCAAAAGCCTTACAAAACGGTGTCAGCGCGGGCTGCGGAGTTTTCATCTGTCCTCTGTTTACCTGTCGAAGCCTTTCTCTCCATATTTGGGAAGTACCCCGAGAGTCTCGTGAGGGTGGTGCAG ATAATCATGGTTCGTCTCCAAAGAGTCACAGTCCTCGCCCTGCACAACTATCTTGGCCTCACTAATGAGCTCTTCAGCCAT GAAATGCACCCCTCCCGCCTGTCGCCTGCATCTCCTTACATGACTCGCACTAGTCCCATTCGTCATGGCAAACGCTTCGGCAGCCTGTCTGTTCCCGAGGAGCACCGTGAAGCTGCCCTTAAAAATG GAGGAGAACAAGGGAAGGATGGAGCAGTGCCAACTCTTAGCAGAGCCATCTCCATGCCTGTAGACATTTCCT GTATGCAGAAAAACCCGAGATCAGATTTGGGGTCTGAGAGAGGAAGATCATTTCTTGGAACAGGGGAGGGAAATGCCAATTTTGCTTTTAGTCAG TCTGTGTCACAAGAGCAGCGGGAGAAGAGGGTTACTGTAGATGAAGTCCCTTCGGGGATCTATCTGTACCCAGAGGAGGAGTCAGAAACGGACAAAATCCTCACGCCTCCATCAACTCGGTATTCCTCAGATCTGTttgaagaaggaaagaaagacatCCTCAAACTCATGGGAATTGAg GACCCATCCTTGTTAAATGGCAGATTGACTCTACACAATGCAAAAGCTGGAGCCGTCTTAGCCCGACAGGGGGACCAG GATGTCAGTTTGCACTTTGTCCTGTCTGGTTGTCTGCACGTCTACCAACGAATGATTAACAAGCAGGAggccatttgtttgtttgtgaccCTCCCTGGAGAGATGGTGGGCCAGCTGGCTGTGCTCACTGGAGAACCTCTCATCTTCACAATCAAGGCTGTTCGAGACTGTACTTACCTCAAGATGTCAAAGTCAGATTTTTACGA gaTCATGAGGGAGCAGCCCAGTGTTGTGCTGAGAACAGCTCACACCGTGGCCATCCGTATGTCCGCTTTCGTCCGACAGATGGACTTTGCGATCGACTGGATGGCTGTGGAGGCTGGCAGAGCCCTCTACAG GCAGGATGACAAGTCCGACTGCACCTACATCGTTTTGAACGGACGTCTGCGGTCAGTTATACGCAAGGCGAATGGGAAGAAAGAACTAGTGGCTGAATATGGCAGAGGTGACCTGATTGGCGTG GTGGAAGCTTTGACCAAGCAGCCAAGAGCCACCACTGTCCACGCTGTGAGAGACACGGAGCTGGTGAAGCTGCCCGAGGGAACCCTCACAAACATCAAAAGACAGTACCCCCAG GTGGTGACACGGTTGATCCACCTGTTGGGTCAAAAGATTCTAGGCAACCTGCAGCAGGCTCGTGGTCCCTTCTCGG GATCCGCCTTCAGTCTGCCGAGCATGACGACCAACACCGATGTCATCAACCCTGCCAGCAACCTCTCCACCGTGGCTGTTCTGCCCGTGTGTGACGAGGTGCCAATCAATGCGTTCAACCTGGAGCTCAGCCACGCCCTCAGTGCAATAG GGCCCACTCTACTTTTAACCAGTGACAACATCAGAGAGCGACTGGGTGCTTCTGCGTTGGACAT TATCCACGAGTACCGTCTCTCCGGCTGGCTGGCCCAGCAGGAGGACCTAAATAGGATCGTCCTTTACCAAACCGACAACAGAATGACACCGTGGACCCAGCGCTGCATCCGCCAGGCTGACTGCATCCTCATTGTCGGACTTGGGGATCAGGAGCCCACCCTCGGAGAA TTGGAACAGATGCTGGAGAACACTGCTGTCCGGGCTCTAAAAAAGTTGATCCTTCTTCATAAAGAGGATGGACCAGGTCCATCCAGGACAGTCGAGTGGCTGAACATGCGCAGCTGGTGCTCAGGGCATCTTCACCTCAAATGTCCCCGTAGAGTTTTTTCCAGACGCAGCCCAATCAAATTA CGGGATCTATACGAGAAGGTGTTTGAGAAAACACCAGATAGGCACAGCGACTTCTCTCGGCTGGCCCGAGtcctgacaggaaacagcatCGCTCTTGTGCTGGGAGGAGGCGGCGCCAG AGGATGCTCTCACGTGGGTGTGATCAAGGCTATGGAGGAAGCAGGGATTCCTATTGACATAGTGGGTGGGACGTCTATCGGTTCATTCATCGGTGCGCTCTATGCTGACGAGAGGAGTCCCGTCAGAACCAAACAGAGGGCCAGGGAGTGGTCCAAG GCAatgaattcagtttttaaaactGTGCTGGATCTGACGTATCCCATCACCTCCATGTTTTCCGGTTCTGCCTTCAACTCAAGCATCTATAAGGTGTTTCAGGACAAGCAAGCTGAG GACCTGTGGTTGCCCTACTTTAATGTGACAACTGACATTACAGCTTCAGCCATGCGTGTTCACCAGGATG GTTGCGTCTGGCGCTATGTTAGAGCCAGCGCGTCATACACCCCCTATTTACCACCCCTGTGCGACCCCCTGGATGGCCACTTGCTTGTGGATGGTTGCTATGTTAACAATGTCCCAG CCGATATAGCAAGAAACATGGGCGCCAGGACCGTCATCGCCATCGATGTGGGCAGCCAAGATGAGACCGACCTCTGTAACTATGGCGACTGCCTGTCTGGCTGGTGGTTGTTGTGGAAACGACTCAATCCGTGGGCCGAGAAAGTAAAG GTCCCCGACATGGCAGAGATCCAGTCTCGGCTGGCGTACGTCTCGTGCGTTCGGCAGCTGGAGGTGGTGAAGCAGAGCGCCTACTGCGAGTACATCAGGCCGCCCATAGACCGCTTCAACACGATGGACTTTGGCAAGTTTGATGAGATTTAC GACGTGGGCTATCAGCACGGTAAGGTGGTATTTACCGGCTGGGCCCGGGGCGACATCATCGAGAACATGCTGAAAGACCGGCGCTCTGCAGACTACAACGACAGCAAGTTCACCGAC TCCTGCGCGTGTTCGGGCGCCGACTTCACCGACCTGGCAGAGATCGTGTCCAGGATCGAGCCGGTCCAAGGCTACGTAACCGAAG CAGAAGAGTCAGACTGTCTGACAGAGTATGAGGAAGATGGGATGGACACGGTCAGAGAGGAGGCCGGAGCGGAGGACAACGACTCGGGGGAGCATCCCTCTGCTCA GACGCGCAAAAGTGTCAGACATCGGAGGAAACCGGCCAGTGAATCCAACACCTCGGACACCTGA